The genomic interval CACCAATAGCCCGGTCCCGCCAGTAGACGAACGCCCAAACAGGGGTATGCTGCAAGCATGCCCCCGGCCGTCGCCCGCAATCGGCGGCGCCCGGGATTCATGTACCCGCAAGGCACCGGGGCACATCCCGCACTACCCGGCAGCGTGCGCCGAGTCCAGCCGCCAGGTGCCGTCACCAGGAGCCACACCATCATGGGCATGGCCTGTTGTGCACCGCACGGCGCGAACGCCGGCATCAACCCCTGCCATTGTGGCGCGGCCCACACCCAGGCAGCCTTCCGGCGCATCGAGGCCGACCTGAACCGGCGCCAGTTCCTCGGCGGTGTCGCCGCCGTACTGGGCATGTTCGCGGGCTTCGGCCTCGCCCCGCGCGAGCTCAAGGCCGGCGCGCCCGGGCAGCCGCTGCTGCTCACCCACCTGCGGCTGTTCGACGGCGAGACCCTCTCGCTGCGCGAGGACGTGGACATCCTGATCGAGGACGGCCGCATCGCCGCGCTGCCCCGGCGCGGCGAGGGCCCAACCGGTGCGCGCGCAATCGACTGCGGCGGGCGCGCGGTCATCCCCGGCCTGATCGACGCCCACTGGCACAGCACGCTGGTCGGGGTCAGCCAGATGACCGCCATGACCGCGGACATCGGCTTCCTGCACCTGATGGCCGGGCGCGAGGCCGGCGCGACCCTGATGCGCGGCTTCACCACCGTGCGCGATCTCGGCGGCCCGGCCTTTGGCCTGAAGATGGCCATCGACCGCGGCGCGGTGGCCGGCCCGCGCATCTTCCCCTGCGGCGCGATGATCTCCCAGACCTCCGGGCACGGCGATTTTCGCCAGCGCCACGAATTGCCGCGCATGCCCGGCACCCCGCCGAGTTACATCGAGAGCAGCGGCGTCGCCGCGATTGCGGACGGCGTGGACGAGGTGCTGCGGCGCACCCGGGAACAGCTGATGCAAGGCGCCAGCCAGATCAAGATCATGGCCGGGGGCGGCGTCTCCAGCCTGTACGACCCGCTGGACACCGCTCAGTACCTGGAAGAGGAGATGCATGCCGCCGTGCGCGCCGCTGCCGACTGGGGCACCTACGTGTGCGCCCATGTCTACACGCCGCAGGGCATCCAGCGCGCAATCCGCGCCGGGGTGCGCTCCATCGAGCACGGCCAGCTGGCCGACGAGGAGACGGTGCGCATGATGGCAGATGCCAACGTGTGGTGGAGTATCCAGCCCTTCCTGGACGACGAGGACGCCAACCCGAAGGCGGACCCCGTCTCCCGGGCCAAACAGCTCCAGGTGAGCGCGGGCACCGAGCAAGCCTTCGAACTGGGCCGCCAGTATGGCGTGCCCATGGCCTTCGGGACCGACATCCTGTTCAGCCCCGAGGGCGCCGTCAGCCAGGGCCGCCAGTTGGCCAAGCTGACCCGCTTCATGCCCCCGCTGGAGGCCCTGCACATGGCCACCGGCGCGGCCGGCCAACTGCT from Thioalkalivibrio sp. ALJ12 carries:
- a CDS encoding amidohydrolase family protein, with the translated sequence MGMACCAPHGANAGINPCHCGAAHTQAAFRRIEADLNRRQFLGGVAAVLGMFAGFGLAPRELKAGAPGQPLLLTHLRLFDGETLSLREDVDILIEDGRIAALPRRGEGPTGARAIDCGGRAVIPGLIDAHWHSTLVGVSQMTAMTADIGFLHLMAGREAGATLMRGFTTVRDLGGPAFGLKMAIDRGAVAGPRIFPCGAMISQTSGHGDFRQRHELPRMPGTPPSYIESSGVAAIADGVDEVLRRTREQLMQGASQIKIMAGGGVSSLYDPLDTAQYLEEEMHAAVRAAADWGTYVCAHVYTPQGIQRAIRAGVRSIEHGQLADEETVRMMADANVWWSIQPFLDDEDANPKADPVSRAKQLQVSAGTEQAFELGRQYGVPMAFGTDILFSPEGAVSQGRQLAKLTRFMPPLEALHMATGAAGQLLALSGDRAPYPGRLGVIAEGALADLLVVDADPAAGLDWLDAPDDHLHLIMKGGAIVRNKLDRAE